Proteins encoded by one window of Dioscorea cayenensis subsp. rotundata cultivar TDr96_F1 chromosome 20, TDr96_F1_v2_PseudoChromosome.rev07_lg8_w22 25.fasta, whole genome shotgun sequence:
- the LOC120251520 gene encoding LOW QUALITY PROTEIN: cyclin-B2-2-like (The sequence of the model RefSeq protein was modified relative to this genomic sequence to represent the inferred CDS: inserted 1 base in 1 codon; deleted 2 bases in 2 codons), protein MRAILIDWLIEVHYKFKLMDETXYLTVNIIDWFLARQTVVRKKVQLVGVTAMLLACKYEEISVPIVEDFILIFDRAYTRSEVLEMEKLIVSTLQFNMSVPTPYPFMRRFLQAAEFDKKLELLSFFVIDLCLVEYQMLKFRPSLLAAAAIYTAQCTLRGFRHWTRTSELHITYSEEQLIECSRLMVDFHQKAESGKLTGVHRKYSTLKFGCTAKSDPTLFLLEN, encoded by the exons ATGAGAGCTATCCTGATAGACTGGCTGATAGAA GTTCACTATAAATTTAAGCTCATGGATGAGA TGTATCTGACTGTGAACATAATAGACTGGTTCTTAGCTCGGCAAACTGTGGTTAGGAAGAAGGTTCAGTTGGTTGGGGTTACAGCCATGCTTCTTGCATGCAAATATGAGGAAATATCAGTTCCTATTGTGGAGGACTTTATTTTGATCTTTGATAGGGCTTATACTAGATCAGAAGTTCTTGAAATG GAGAAATTAATTGTTAGCACTTTGCAATTCAATATGTCTGTACCCACTCCATATCCTTTTATGAGGAGGTTCCTGCAAGCAGCGGAGTTTGACAAGAAG CTGGAGCTCCTT TCATTTTTCGTCATAGATTTATGTCTTGTCGAGTATCAAATGCTTAAGTTTCGTCCTTCGCTGTTGGCTGCCGCTGCCATTTATACAGCTCAGTGTACTCTCAGAGGATTCAGACATTGGACGAGGACTAGTGAGCTGCATATTACTTACTCAGAGGAGCAACTTAT AGAGTGTTCGAGATTAATGGTTGATTTTCATCAGAAAGCAGAGAGT GGAAAGCTCACAGGGGTACACAGAAAATACAGTACACTAAAGTTTGGTTGCACAGCAAAATCTGATCCAACTCTCTTTCTACTGGAAAACTAG